A section of the Aminiphilus circumscriptus DSM 16581 genome encodes:
- a CDS encoding DUF6305 family protein has product MRRKNGRIFAGLVLAAVFLFAAVAVQAAPIEPPIAVTTCGQSPGAVMVKMSCAQAKLMPTDSDNKLTADGLRGKGYKTLIITTGTSMKGMGAAGTDVNKEIARIEELVKAAREEGMLVVGAHVEGMARRTDASDEASIKAVMPLSDLILIIEDSDKDGFFTAYAKELNKPLVVVKDALGIGAALAELK; this is encoded by the coding sequence GTGAGACGAAAGAACGGAAGGATTTTTGCGGGCCTGGTGCTTGCGGCGGTGTTCCTCTTTGCCGCCGTCGCGGTTCAGGCGGCGCCCATCGAGCCCCCCATCGCCGTCACCACCTGCGGACAGAGCCCCGGAGCGGTGATGGTGAAGATGTCCTGCGCCCAGGCGAAGCTCATGCCCACGGACAGCGACAACAAGCTCACCGCCGACGGGCTTCGGGGCAAGGGGTACAAGACACTCATCATCACCACGGGAACGAGCATGAAGGGAATGGGTGCGGCGGGTACGGACGTGAACAAGGAGATCGCCCGCATCGAGGAACTGGTCAAGGCCGCCCGCGAGGAGGGCATGCTGGTCGTCGGCGCCCACGTGGAGGGCATGGCCCGCAGGACCGATGCCTCCGACGAGGCCTCCATCAAGGCCGTCATGCCCCTGTCGGATCTGATCCTCATCATCGAGGACAGCGACAAGGACGGATTCTTCACCGCCTACGCCAAAGAGCTGAACAAACCCCTCGTGGTCGTCAAGGATGCCCTGGGCATCGGGGCGGCCTTGGCGGAGCTGAAATAA